In Flavobacteriaceae bacterium, the following proteins share a genomic window:
- a CDS encoding LysR family transcriptional regulator — protein MTYTLHQLEIFYKIAQLKSVTKASEELFLTQPAVSIQLKKFQDQFQIPLFEIIGRRLYITEFGEEIALAAEKILEEVNAINYKSLSFQGELAGKLKIAIVSTAKYAMPYFLTDFIKKHKGVDVTVDVTNKAEVIKSLENNDIDLAMVSTIPKNLNIERIQLMENKLFFVGGREFKKEKNYLSNKDIERLPLIYREQGSATRNQMERYITSHKISTYKKMELKSNEALKQAIIAELGFSIMPLIGIKNELENGDLQVIPVQDLPIITDWNLIWLSSKKLSLVAKAFIEHININKENIMNTHFDWFKKY, from the coding sequence ATGACTTATACATTGCATCAATTAGAGATTTTTTATAAAATAGCTCAGTTAAAGAGTGTTACAAAAGCTTCAGAAGAATTGTTTTTAACACAACCAGCAGTTTCTATTCAACTCAAAAAATTTCAAGATCAATTTCAAATTCCATTGTTTGAAATTATAGGAAGACGTTTATATATTACAGAGTTTGGTGAAGAAATAGCTTTAGCTGCTGAAAAAATATTGGAAGAGGTTAATGCTATTAATTATAAAAGTTTGTCATTTCAAGGAGAATTAGCTGGAAAATTAAAAATAGCCATAGTCTCTACTGCAAAATATGCAATGCCTTATTTCTTAACTGATTTTATTAAAAAGCATAAGGGGGTAGATGTTACTGTAGATGTTACTAATAAGGCAGAAGTAATAAAGTCTTTAGAAAATAATGATATAGATCTAGCTATGGTATCTACTATCCCTAAGAATTTAAATATTGAACGTATACAGCTTATGGAGAATAAATTATTTTTTGTAGGAGGAAGAGAGTTTAAAAAAGAAAAAAACTATTTATCTAACAAAGACATTGAAAGATTGCCACTTATATATAGAGAGCAAGGGTCGGCTACACGTAATCAAATGGAACGTTATATTACATCTCATAAGATTTCTACTTATAAAAAAATGGAACTTAAATCTAATGAAGCTTTAAAACAGGCTATCATAGCAGAACTTGGATTTTCTATTATGCCTCTTATTGGGATTAAGAATGAACTTGAAAACGGAGATCTTCAAGTTATTCCTGTACAAGATTTGCCTATAATAACAGATTGGAATTTAATATGGCTAAGTTCAAAAAAACTATCCCTAGTCGCTAAAGCTTTTATAGAACATATTAATATCAATAAAGAAAATATAATGAACACTCATTTTGATTGGTTTAAAAAATATTGA
- a CDS encoding ABC transporter ATP-binding protein: MKPTMSPWQRFIGLLKLEKREVKQIFYYAIFAGLVALSLPLGIQAIINLIQGAQISSSWIVLVALVTLGVAFQGALQLMQIRILENIQQKIFTRSSFEFAYRFPKVKMNELRNYYPPELANRFFDTLTVQKGLSKILIDFPAAALQIIFGIMLLSLYHPFFIIYGILLVVLIYIAFKFTAKKGLETSLQESKNKYKVAHWIQEIARSLISFKLSGKTQLAMHRNDQFTSDYLDARESHFRVLVLQFIQMIGFKILVTAGLLIIGGLLVLNQQMNIGQFVAAEIIILLVISSVEKLITGLETFYDVLTSLEKIGQVVDKELEIQEGINPFEVEKPLIIEMDDVGYTTSNNKIILNHINLNINQKDRLLLNGSSGSGKTTLLKLLSGLIVPTSGTLYINNNSIEGVLLNKYRGSVGQVLPEQHPFEGSIKENITLGDPSITSERINDVLKHIGLLNFVKEQTKGLDTTLYSEGQQISYTISKRIVLARAIINEPKLLLLKDPLEYFDPAEAKDIIKYLTDDKQPWALIVSTRTELWKSYCSKEIKLVEGTLKTIKNA; the protein is encoded by the coding sequence ATGAAACCTACAATGTCGCCTTGGCAACGTTTTATCGGGCTATTAAAGCTAGAAAAAAGAGAAGTCAAACAAATATTCTATTATGCCATTTTTGCTGGTTTAGTAGCATTATCACTACCATTAGGTATTCAAGCTATTATTAATTTAATACAAGGAGCGCAAATTTCGTCTTCTTGGATTGTGCTTGTAGCTTTAGTAACTCTTGGAGTAGCTTTTCAGGGAGCTTTACAATTAATGCAAATTCGAATTCTTGAGAATATTCAACAAAAAATATTTACACGATCTTCTTTTGAATTTGCTTATCGCTTCCCAAAAGTTAAAATGAATGAATTGCGTAACTATTATCCGCCTGAATTAGCTAATCGATTCTTCGACACCTTAACAGTACAAAAAGGGTTATCAAAAATATTAATTGACTTTCCAGCTGCAGCTTTACAGATTATTTTTGGGATAATGTTATTATCACTCTATCATCCATTCTTCATAATATATGGTATATTATTGGTAGTACTTATTTATATAGCATTTAAATTTACTGCAAAAAAAGGCTTAGAAACAAGTTTACAAGAATCAAAAAATAAATACAAAGTAGCCCATTGGATACAAGAAATAGCTAGGTCTCTTATAAGTTTTAAATTATCTGGGAAAACACAATTAGCAATGCATCGTAACGATCAATTTACATCTGACTATCTAGATGCTAGAGAAAGTCATTTTAGAGTATTGGTATTACAATTTATTCAGATGATTGGTTTTAAAATTCTAGTTACTGCTGGTTTGTTAATTATTGGAGGCTTATTGGTTTTAAATCAACAAATGAATATTGGTCAATTTGTCGCTGCAGAAATTATCATTCTTTTAGTTATTAGCTCTGTTGAAAAACTAATTACAGGCTTAGAGACTTTTTATGACGTATTGACCTCTTTAGAGAAAATTGGTCAAGTAGTGGATAAAGAATTGGAAATACAAGAAGGTATAAATCCTTTTGAGGTTGAAAAACCTTTAATAATTGAAATGGATGACGTTGGTTATACTACCTCTAATAATAAAATAATACTTAATCATATTAATTTAAATATCAATCAAAAAGACCGTTTACTGTTAAATGGTTCTTCTGGCTCAGGAAAAACAACCCTATTAAAATTATTATCTGGATTAATAGTACCTACAAGTGGTACTTTATATATAAATAATAACTCTATAGAAGGTGTGTTATTAAATAAGTATCGTGGTAGTGTTGGGCAAGTGTTACCAGAACAGCATCCCTTTGAAGGTAGTATAAAAGAAAACATTACACTAGGTGATCCTAGTATAACCTCAGAGCGAATTAATGATGTTTTAAAGCATATTGGTCTTTTAAATTTTGTTAAAGAGCAAACTAAAGGATTAGATACAACATTATACTCTGAAGGGCAACAAATTTCGTATACTATTTCTAAGCGAATTGTTTTAGCAAGAGCCATAATAAATGAACCCAAACTACTTCTTTTAAAAGATCCTTTAGAATATTTTGATCCAGCTGAAGCTAAAGATATTATTAAATATTTAACTGATGACAAACAACCTTGGGCGCTAATAGTTTCTACTCGTACAGAACTTTGGAAATCATATTGTTCGAAAGAAATAAAACTAGTAGAAGGAACTTTAAAAACGATTAAAAATGCTTAA
- a CDS encoding biotin/lipoyl-binding protein yields the protein MLNISHNQLNKKVILKDYKAYNKAFKISHYKIFNRFLITFSILGIIILFLPWTQNVTGNGFVTTLTPDQRPQTIQSQIPGRIEKWFVKEGDYVTKGDTILFISEIKTEYQDPRLVERTNEQREAKSRSVVSYQNKVITLESQVSALTNERELKLSQAKNKLKQSQLKVKSDSIDFQAVKTNLSIAEKQFNRTQTLQGEGLKAITDVEEKRLKLQEAQAKLISQENKLLVSKNNVLNANLEISRISAEYAEKIAKSRSDLFSAESNQFEAEAQVSKLNNQSVNYEIRNSLYYITAPQNGFINKAIKGGIGETFKEGEKLVGIMPANYDLAVETYVDPIDLPLMHLGEEVRIQFDGWPAIFFSGWPNASFGTYAGKVVAIETFISSNGKFRILIAPADNESKWPENVRVGSGAYTIALLENVPIWYELWRKLNGFPPNYYLPEGKEKSKIKNK from the coding sequence ATGCTTAACATATCTCACAATCAGCTGAACAAAAAGGTGATATTAAAAGATTACAAGGCTTACAATAAAGCATTTAAGATTAGTCACTATAAAATATTTAACAGGTTTTTGATTACCTTTTCTATTTTAGGAATCATTATTCTATTTTTACCTTGGACACAAAATGTAACTGGTAATGGATTTGTAACCACCTTAACTCCAGATCAACGACCACAAACCATACAGTCTCAAATACCAGGGCGTATAGAAAAATGGTTTGTTAAAGAGGGTGATTATGTTACAAAAGGAGATACTATTTTATTTATTTCAGAAATAAAAACAGAATATCAAGACCCTCGTTTAGTAGAACGTACCAACGAACAACGAGAGGCTAAAAGTCGTTCTGTAGTCTCATATCAAAATAAAGTTATTACTTTAGAAAGCCAAGTTTCTGCATTAACTAATGAAAGGGAATTAAAATTATCTCAAGCTAAAAATAAACTCAAACAATCGCAATTAAAAGTAAAAAGTGATAGCATCGATTTTCAAGCAGTTAAAACAAATTTAAGTATAGCTGAAAAGCAATTTAATCGTACACAAACATTACAAGGCGAAGGGTTAAAAGCGATAACAGATGTAGAGGAAAAACGATTAAAACTACAAGAAGCGCAAGCAAAATTGATTTCTCAAGAGAATAAGCTTTTAGTAAGTAAGAACAATGTGTTAAATGCTAATTTAGAAATTAGTAGAATTTCAGCAGAATATGCCGAAAAGATAGCAAAATCTAGAAGTGATCTTTTTAGTGCAGAATCAAATCAGTTTGAGGCAGAAGCTCAAGTTTCTAAATTAAATAATCAATCTGTTAATTACGAAATTCGAAATTCGCTGTATTATATTACTGCGCCTCAAAATGGGTTTATAAACAAGGCAATTAAAGGCGGAATTGGGGAAACTTTTAAAGAAGGTGAAAAATTAGTTGGAATAATGCCTGCCAATTATGATTTGGCTGTTGAAACCTATGTAGATCCAATAGATTTACCATTAATGCATTTAGGTGAAGAGGTACGAATACAATTTGACGGATGGCCTGCCATATTTTTTAGCGGATGGCCTAATGCCTCTTTTGGAACTTATGCCGGAAAAGTTGTTGCCATTGAAACATTTATAAGTAGTAATGGAAAATTTAGGATTTTAATTGCTCCAGCAGATAATGAAAGTAAATGGCCAGAAAATGTACGTGTCGGATCTGGTGCATATACTATAGCACTATTAGAAAATGTACCTATATGGTATGAACTTTGGCGAAAACTTAATGGATTTCCTCCAAATTATTACTTACCAGAAGGAAAAGAAAAATCTAAAATAAAAAATAAATGA
- a CDS encoding TolC family protein: MTTLSKHTITVILFIFSMIIHSQNVLIPQEQVFSFEEFLGYVKQQHPLIKQAELILSTGEASVLKARGGFDPKIELDYSGKRFKDIEYYDELSTTFKIPTWYGVEFKANFEQNSGEFLNPRLDVPDEGLYSFGVSLALAQGFLINERMATLRKAKFFREQTIADRDLLVNNLLFEASKTYFEWLQANNEERIYKTFLENASVRLKAVERSVQVGEKPEIDITEARIAFQNRKLNLEAASLKARKAALIVSNYLWLDNIPVELQDYVVPQKPEISILERSLQIEGITNTEAFLENHPKLQSLDAKISSLTVDKSLKRNKLLPKIGVEYNFISSDAGNINSYNNQEYKAGLKVSYPIFSRKQRGDLRLAKQKLQDANYERTSTVLNLQNKISAVNAEINSLLTQNELINNIVIDYETLVKAEERKFFLGESSLFLINLREQKLIDSQLKQNKLTIKQLKAIANLYNALGVR; encoded by the coding sequence ATGACCACACTTTCTAAACACACAATAACGGTCATCTTATTTATATTTTCGATGATTATTCACTCACAAAACGTTCTAATTCCTCAAGAGCAAGTATTTTCTTTTGAAGAGTTTCTAGGTTACGTAAAACAGCAGCATCCTTTAATTAAGCAAGCCGAACTAATATTAAGTACAGGTGAAGCTAGTGTATTAAAGGCTAGAGGCGGATTTGATCCAAAGATTGAATTAGATTATAGCGGAAAACGATTTAAGGATATTGAGTATTATGACGAACTTAGTACTACATTTAAAATACCAACTTGGTATGGTGTAGAATTTAAAGCCAATTTTGAGCAAAACTCAGGTGAGTTTTTAAATCCAAGATTAGATGTACCTGATGAAGGTTTGTATAGTTTTGGTGTATCTTTAGCATTAGCTCAAGGGTTCTTAATTAATGAGCGCATGGCTACACTTAGAAAAGCTAAGTTTTTTCGAGAGCAAACTATAGCTGATAGAGATTTATTAGTCAATAACTTATTATTTGAAGCAAGTAAAACTTATTTTGAGTGGCTACAAGCAAACAATGAGGAACGTATTTATAAAACCTTTTTAGAAAATGCTAGTGTACGTCTTAAAGCTGTAGAACGTAGTGTTCAAGTAGGCGAAAAACCAGAAATAGATATTACTGAAGCAAGAATTGCTTTTCAAAATAGAAAATTAAATTTAGAAGCTGCCTCACTAAAGGCAAGAAAAGCAGCTTTAATTGTGAGCAATTATTTATGGTTAGATAATATTCCTGTAGAATTACAAGATTATGTAGTACCTCAAAAACCTGAGATAAGTATTTTAGAACGATCACTTCAAATTGAAGGTATTACTAATACAGAAGCTTTTTTAGAGAATCATCCAAAACTACAAAGTTTAGATGCAAAAATTTCTAGTTTAACTGTAGATAAATCTTTAAAAAGGAATAAATTATTGCCAAAGATTGGTGTAGAATATAATTTCATCAGTTCAGACGCAGGTAATATAAACAGTTATAACAATCAAGAATATAAGGCTGGATTAAAGGTTAGCTATCCGATTTTCTCAAGAAAACAACGTGGAGATTTAAGATTAGCAAAACAAAAATTACAAGATGCTAATTATGAACGTACGTCAACAGTTTTGAATTTACAAAACAAAATTAGTGCAGTAAATGCTGAAATAAATTCTCTTCTTACTCAAAATGAACTTATTAATAATATTGTAATAGATTATGAAACATTAGTAAAAGCAGAAGAGCGTAAATTCTTTCTGGGTGAAAGCTCTTTATTTCTAATCAATTTAAGAGAACAAAAGCTTATTGATTCGCAGTTAAAGCAAAACAAATTAACAATAAAGCAATTAAAAGCTATTGCCAATTTATATAACGCTTTAGGGGTTAGGTAA
- a CDS encoding glycosyltransferase — protein sequence MKTGIIIPCYNEGNRLNVEAFLKFIKYNEDYYLCFVNDGSKDNTLEVLADMKDRFSSRISIIDVKKNAGKASAVRVGARYLFNKQDIDYIGFIDADLSTDFEDFKNLVYKLKNLNDVTLVYGSRGKEGGQIERNVFRNIFSKIVKMIVSLILGLSIKDTQCGAKVFKREIIPVAYNKRFLSRWLFDVEIFVRLKKYYGASEIMHKIYEQPLKKWIHMDDSKLGMKDALKIPLMLVNIWFSYNVLKTFDLTQDVTPVVSLNKFNLVNEEQQMVA from the coding sequence ATGAAAACAGGGATTATTATACCGTGCTACAATGAAGGAAATAGACTAAACGTTGAAGCTTTTTTAAAGTTTATTAAATATAATGAAGATTATTATTTATGCTTTGTAAATGATGGAAGTAAGGATAATACTTTAGAAGTACTTGCAGATATGAAGGACCGATTTTCTTCTAGAATAAGTATAATCGATGTAAAAAAGAATGCAGGGAAAGCATCAGCTGTAAGAGTAGGAGCGAGATATTTGTTTAATAAACAGGATATTGACTATATAGGTTTTATTGATGCAGATTTATCAACCGATTTCGAAGATTTTAAAAACCTAGTATATAAATTAAAAAACTTAAATGATGTGACATTGGTATACGGTTCTAGAGGAAAAGAAGGAGGGCAAATTGAGCGAAATGTGTTTAGAAATATTTTCTCTAAAATAGTTAAAATGATAGTATCCTTAATTTTAGGTTTATCTATAAAAGATACACAATGTGGTGCAAAAGTGTTTAAAAGAGAAATTATTCCAGTTGCTTATAATAAAAGATTTTTATCAAGATGGTTATTTGATGTTGAGATATTTGTGAGATTGAAGAAGTACTATGGAGCTTCAGAAATAATGCATAAAATATACGAACAACCATTAAAAAAATGGATACATATGGATGATTCTAAATTAGGGATGAAAGATGCACTTAAAATCCCATTAATGTTAGTTAATATATGGTTTTCCTATAACGTGCTAAAGACATTTGACCTTACACAAGATGTAACCCCAGTAGTTTCTTTAAATAAATTTAATTTAGTTAATGAAGAACAGCAAATGGTCGCTTAA